Genomic window (Clarias gariepinus isolate MV-2021 ecotype Netherlands chromosome 4, CGAR_prim_01v2, whole genome shotgun sequence):
TTTCTGGTTGAAACCCAGTTTCTTAGCatagagatgtggtctgagtaactgaggtgggggcggggctctgcccgatatgcgccggggatgtttgtgtaaacaagatccagtgTGTTTTCCtctccacatactgatggaatttagggagcactgacttgagatttgcatcgTTAAAATCTCCAGCGACAATCAAACAGTCTATCCAGGTGTGTGTTCTGCAATTCACTGATCTTACAGTTCACCGATAAGAACCACCCACACATAGGATTCGTGTCagaagtacaaataaaaaagtgagcaggaaaactgaaaacaccAAGGATTGGTGCAAGGAATATGGGAAATGtttgaattaattttatttgctttcttCTAATCAactccttctgaccaatcagaattcagaaCTTATCAACAGTAGAAGAAACAGCCCTGGAACACCTACCCAAAACTGCTGGCCAATAAGGAAGCAGCCCTTTAACACCTGGCCAGTCATTATGCAGCTCTGCAAGGCTGCCCAATAGCAGCTGGCCAATGACGGAGCAGCGTTGTAACACCCGCCCACACATAAGATTTGTGTCAGACgtgcaattaaaaaaactttatgcaaAGAATGTGGAAAATGCTGTAAttaactgttgttgttattttgcatttaaggttatatttttgttttgcagttaTTTTTATTCACTTCCTGCTGATCAACACCTCTTGACCATTTTGAATTCAGAACAGTATAATCAAGAAGAAATCACTCAGATGAGTGCAGTGAGGCAGCGCATCACATGACGAGGTTTGTACTCATCGTTTGGCCGAGGATTCTggaaattcattaataaaaagacaaaatgatttttaaaattacagGAATATTACAGATGTCTGCTAGTGCTACCAATGCAGACAGTGCTCTGTCGAAGCCCCATATTcctctaaaaatattttagtttcaACCCCCTAAGTCCCCCCAGCCCCACCTACCCTTCCTTTCCACCCCCAGAACAGACGTGAGACAGTGCTCACTTCAGCGCGGAACGAGATCAGTGCTGGCATTTACATTCTCTTTTAATAAGGCCAGTCTTATCTCACAAAGACACGTCGAGGACTAGCGCCGGACTCCTGCTAGggcacaaaaaaagacaaattattATTGCTTTATCGGTTATCAGTGTCCTGCTAAGCAGCGTCTCACGTTGTCCGCCTCTGTCTAGAGAAGTCAGCTCTATCAGATAAGAGCCAGACGTCTTAGATTGTATGCAAAtgagtttttttgttctgtttcacAAACAGCTCAAGATATCGTTTGCTCGCTCTTTCACTCCGAACAGCGTTCAGTTCTGGGGAAACTCATTTCATGTTGGAATTTCATGCATCGCTTTGATGAAACAGTTGATACGTTTTAAAATCCTTGCGAAAAATGTTTACGAGTTAAAATTGCGTGTGATTGTGGACGTGGTGAAGTTTTCTGTCAGGAAACGGCGTTAACAtttacggaaggagtctccagtttcagtgctTTCTGAACGTTTTTCAAACACCCGCAAAACTAGTGATGTACTTCTTATACTTCAGTATAATTCATTGttagtgtgttttatttcttattattagcGTCCAGAtgttgctgcagtaattcagcAAATCCTGAGTCGTGCGCCGTTTTGTTTGagccgcccacacacacacacacacacacacagacagaagaaATTCCACATTTTACACTTAATATCCCTCTCACAGCGGTAGCTGTTACAACCGAAGGGGTGAAATGTGGCATATCGGATTAGCGAAATGCCACGGTGCTTAACTcgtccacacaaacacacaaccgcACACTAGcttcaaaacagaaaacaaatggtTTACATAAGCAGCACGTCTTTCCCACTGAGACGGAAAGCTTTCCCTTAATAGAGTCTTTGGTCCTCTGCTTGTTTGTGCTCTGGCAAACGATTCTGTCGTTCTATGAAACGCACGCACAGGTCGAGAGAGTCGCTCAGCGCTAACATCAAGCATCCTGGACCTTAGTGCTGTTGGTCTCGTTGTTAAAGAGAGATCAGAGCAGAGGATAGAGCGGCTGGAGCTCACAGGAAGAAAACGGTACAGAAACAAGCACTCGTTACAGCCGCggtgaacagaaaagcatctcagcatTGGGAGAGAGGGGTTCTTAAGAAGGGGACCATTCTGGTCAGCCAGGAACATCAATCTCAGgctaatagagagagagagagagagagagagagagacgtcaGGGGGATTTGGGATTTCCAGCAGAGTCGGTGTTGGGCGACTGGACCAGCGCCAGAATGGCAGCCACACAGTATCACCAAAacctgcaggacacacacacacacacacacacacacacacaacatatcaCACTTCAGATATGAATCAGATATGATACACTGTACCGTATACACTGTGGTTTACTTGTTTGCAACATTAAACCAAATTCctttgttaaaataaagaacaaagtaacgatgatgaaaaaaacaaacctgaGGAAACGCTCATCTTTCAGAGCAGCGTTTGTGGATAGACAGTTTCTCTGTCGTGGGCCGGAactgaaagagagacagatggaacACAGCGGTGGATTTATGGAGGTTCGAGCACTCTctcacacccactcacacactctcatttGTACACATTTATCTTGCAGATGTTCAGAGCTGAAAGTGAAAAACGGACTAATTGTCTTTCATCTCTGTCTCCCCCCCCTCTGtctcccccccctccctctctctctctccacccacccccctctctctctttggcTTCTTCTCCAtctatttctctctccctctttctctctgtctctctctgtctctctctctcttccactctctcgctctgtctctctctctctctctctctgaaataTGCAAATATGCGAACAAATACCAGTGTGAAgtcttcctcagtcttctctcactctctgtctctcacacacacacacacacaatcagaggTCCGGGTTGTGAAGCCGCTGGCCCTCGTCACTCTGCAttaacataacacacacacacacacacacacaatgtcatTAGTCAAAAAAGTCTGTATGGGGAAGCTGCTCTAATGATTAAAAATTAATGGTTTTCCCTTCATCCAAAAAAAGTGACATATCACTTAATGTTACTTTGATTAATGAcaaacaaaaatgcattttaatgtttcatttaCTGCAACAacgaaaaaaatctaatgtactAATAAAGacaatgtaaacattttaaacaaagattGTTATACAAATGTAACATGGGGTTAGGAACAGGATGCAGGTGTGTACAGaacactgagtgtgtgtgccatACGTCATAATTAGTGTAATCTTAATATCATGTGAGTTGATTAATGAGAAGATAACGTCAGAGTtctataaacaaaaacagttaaccAGGAGGTTTCAGCAAACTGGAagataccaataataataataataataataataataataataacacgaAGAAGCAAAAAAAGCAACATGGATGAAGTAGGTGAGCTAACAATAGAAGAGGAGAACATCGTGGTGTAACAAGGCAAAGACAGGACATGGACCGGGTCAGGTTCCGGATGGCGTATCAGCCGGTTCTGTTTCTACTTGCAGATGTTCAGATGTTCTCCTACTCAACCTGCGATGCTGTGTACACTCATTACTGCGCCATCATCTGGCCCGTCTATGGCATTGCCTGTTTTTGCAACACATCTGGGACGAGCTAGTCCTAAACTTAAGAACAGCACATGTTGGTTCGTAATCTGAAAATCTTCTGCAGTCCAAACAATCTACTGTATTAATCACAGCTCTGATCAATGCACGAgactaaatgatttaaattaagaataacacacacatacatggatTTGCTTTTATCAGCCCTGattgctttgtttgtttgtttgtttgtttgttttaaatgttgctaatatttattcataaagGTTTAATGTGAATGTGATACTCAGTTACAAAACTAAAAATTGAAAGTGTTTCACTCCTAAGTTGTAAATGACTGCTTGCTGCCCACGTGCAGTACCTTCACACACCACTAGGATCAAAATTTGGAAAAGACTGGATTATTTTTCAAAGgtaataagaaaatatatattttttaaactttcctTTTTGTGACATGCTTGATGTCCATGATCAGTAGATACTGTACTTTTGTTTAAAGTCCAATAATTTCTTTTCACCTCATATTGATCTAATCACTAACTATATAACTAACTATATAACTAACTACATAACTAACTTAACCCAATTATGTGATTCAGCTCCATATTTTGGGCTTTTGAAAAACACTTCCAAGTCACTTGGAGCAACTTCTGAGAATGCCTTTCTTTGCCCCTTTACTCCTCAGTTCAACTCTGTGAAAAGTGCCTTTTTTACggaattttgtaaaaatatgtaaatatttgaaAATCAGTGTTACATCTTCAGTCTTCATTCACTGCATTACATCACcaagaacacacacatgcaaacctACGCATTACGACTTATCGCCTTAACTAGTAAGGTGCTTGTGGTGTATCTTTATTTCTTCCACTACATTTATAGTTAAAAGATAAATAACCTAGAAAATCTTATAAATAACTCACACTGTGCACTGGGATGTTTTGAAACCAGTTTAATTGTTAGTTCAACTTTTACATTCCCTTCATTTCCAACAAGCAGCACTTATTTTAGCAGATACATTCAgtttatgcgtgtgtgtgtgtgtgtgtgtgtgtgtgtgtgtgtgtgtgtgtgagagagagagagagagaataaaactgaactatACAGAATGTGCAGAGCAGATGGTCGTGTTCATGTGCTTTAATCACAGTGTTTATATTCAGGTTCTTCAGGAATGATTCATTCCAACCTCAGCTTTAACATTAGATAGAGAATTACACTGCGTACACTGAACAAAGTGTAAGAGTGTTAAGTAGCTGCACTTCAGTAAAATTAGTTACGGTGaactacaatatacagtagaagaacaaagaatttaatttaaaaaaaattatggaatccCTTACAGACTCACTTTAAGGtatacttgaaaaaaaaaaaaaaaaaacttcccagAACTGTACCAGAAATATGTAATATATCGTTCAGCTGAGAATTACATCCATAGGTTTATTGCAAActggaaaaaaagtttataaaatctaaaactGACTTCATGTAGCTTGATGATGTGATGTGACAGTTGCCGTAAAAATTTTGGGATTGTGAGACTTCTATAACGTTAACTTTTTTCACAGATGCTAAACATGTCTCAAGGGCTGGagtctgtgtatgtgttaaaAATCTGTTGTGAACTTCACACTGTTTAAAACCCTGaacaaaattatattatatacttaaCAGCATGACATAtggttattataattttttttttattaaactacaTACTGATTTTAAACTCATCAGTAGTTATGCagtttttacaaatattataacTTGATTGTCTAAAATCCTTCGACTGAATCGATCAAGGATTTGGGTTTTGGAAAAGTGTGTCAGTTTTATATTAGGTTCAGGACAAAGCTCAGATATTTTAAGCTTAGATTGTCAAACTCTTTGTTAtagacgtaaaaaaaaataaaaatactaaaaacttaaaaactttCACTACATGCTGCAATACTTTTGCTAGTATGGAAGCCCCCTGGATGAACCCCACATTATTTCTGCATATAAAGTACATTAGTGTTATAGCGAGTGTCTGCGTCCGGAGGCTAGGATACTAGGAGTTTAACCATGTAGAGAAAGAGGCCTCCCAGGCCGGCGACGGCTGCCACGGCAACGGCTCTGATGGGTAAGAATTCCATGGAGTCGTCCAGCGTGGCGTGTAAGCGCAGGACCTGGCGGTGTGTGTCCTCGCGCGAGCTGGAGTTTTCGATTACATGCCTGGCAAGGCCGCGCTTCTCGCTCAGCAGCATCTGGGCAGCGATGCGCTGCTCGGCTTCCTCCCGGCTCAGACCGTCACGCTGCATGAGCCGAGTCAGCTGGGTGGCGGGGTCACTGAGGCgcagggaaagagagagagtgaaagagggagagagaggagggagaggggggagAAATTGTACATTTCAGCATATGCAGTTCAGTTAagacactgacactggagactcctttaatCACTTCACAGTAGGAATCTCCCTGAACGAGTTGTACTACCAGAGCGAGCGCATGTGTGATGCAAATTACAACCTGCCAatcaatcaacaccttctgaccaatcagaagcaAGAGTTTGAAAGTGCTGTGACGTAACAATGATAGGAATTTAAATCCTTACAGGATGATGAACAGAGCTCTTACCAGTAGACGACCACCGTGTGCTTCATGAAGTGAGTGAGACGCTGCGTCTCAAACAGCAGAGGCACGTCCAGGATGACGTACCGGTAACCTTATAGCACAAACagcaaattttttatatatttaaaatatgtttctatTGTACAACATTACTAAATAGACTTAAAATACATcttttatacatacacacacaatggcaCACCGCataaagagagagtgtgtgtgtgtgtctgctccAACCTCGGATGAAGTAGAAGAGAATCTGTTTGAGCATGGCCCTGTGGATCTCGGGGTGTGTGATGGAGTTGAGCATCCTGCGCTTTTCAGGGTCGGAGAAGATGATCTGGCCGAGCTTCTGCCTGTCTATCTCACCGTTCTCCAGCAGGATCTCCCGCCCGAAGTACTGCACCAAGAGCCGGTACGCTCGCGTCTGAGGCTCCACCACTGTCAAACACACACGCTTTAGcaatacacactcacacgcgcAACATACATTCTTAACATTGCCATTCtcacattaatacacacacagataaataaaagaagaagaagaagaggaagaagaagaatgtgcAAAAGGAAGGATGTTTGAAAGGACGTAAAGTACAAAGGTGGAATAGGAAAGAACTGTGGATGGACACCAGGAA
Coding sequences:
- the dcakd gene encoding dephospho-CoA kinase domain-containing protein, with protein sequence MFLVGLTGGIASGKSTVSSQLREFGCPVIDADAVARKVVEPQTRAYRLLVQYFGREILLENGEIDRQKLGQIIFSDPEKRRMLNSITHPEIHRAMLKQILFYFIRGYRYVILDVPLLFETQRLTHFMKHTVVVYCDPATQLTRLMQRDGLSREEAEQRIAAQMLLSEKRGLARHVIENSSSREDTHRQVLRLHATLDDSMEFLPIRAVAVAAVAGLGGLFLYMVKLLVS